TGTTGAATTCCGTTATTAAATGACTGTTGTTGTGATAATagtaatacacatttaaacattgTGTTCTTCGCCAATAtgaaaatcaaatgtaatgttGGTTTTAATTCTGCATCTGTAGTTTGTTTTGGAAGCAAATCAACCCAGCTGTTAAACCCAATGTGAGCAGAACTGGTTGCAGGAGACTGACGCTGGGGGGAGACAGACGTCCGTCACTTCCTTCCTCCAATGCGTGACGTCTAAAACCAGCGACGTTCACGTCATCAGCCTGGGAAGCGGAAGTAAGCGCGTCAATGCGTTTCCTGATACGCGCCGGGCCGCAGGGTTTAAAGCGGTGCTCTGCGTTACTTAAATCGCATTGGCGTTATTTAGGCAATATAAATACGCTACggtaattaaaattatatttataggGCTGTTccgcagttattattattattgttaattatatatttcttcatTAGCTAATTAACGCTCGTTTGCATTACGATTTGAATCCACATTTGGGTACAAACGgatgaattatttattattaatgtaggCTGTGTTGCTCCCAAGCTTGCACCAGATCTGGAGAGAAGCAGCACCGTGTTAAACATGTGGCGCCCATAGCCAGGCACTGGGGCACAGGCACAGAAATCATCACTGTCTAGAGCCCGTCTCCGCGGTGCTGTCGTGTTGATTGCGGGCAGGATGGAGGTGACCCACTCCATCAGAGAGCGCACCATCGCCGAGAACAGTCTGGTCATCCTGCTGCAGGGCATCCACGGCCAGGTCGCCACGGTGGACCTGAGGGACGAGAGTGTGGCCCGGGGCCGCGTCGTCAACGTGGACGCCTTCATGAATATCCGCCTGGAGGAGGTCGCGTACACGGACCGGCGCGGGAGGTTCAGCCGCCTGGCCGACCTCTTCGTCACCGGGAGGAATGTGAGGTACGTCCACATCCCGGACCAGGTGGACATCATCAAGACCGTGGAGAGCCAGCTGCAGAAGATCCACCGGGTCCGGCACTTCGGCGGGGACGGCAGGAAAGAGTATTTAACCAAGAAAAAGTGACGTTATTTTCACAAAGACTGCAAAACCAAGCCTTGGCACAGCACACTGCCCCCCAAACGCAGGACAAGGCGAATTAGGGAGATGAAGGGAAACCCAATGTTGTCCTCCTGAACACGCCTTTCTTCACACAGTTGGTTTGTGTGCCTGATAACCGTGCACTCCACCCTGTCATTACAGTTGGGTTTCACTGTCATTCCTCATATGCTTGATTAAACCTGACGTATAAGCACGGAATAGAATAATTTACTGAATAAACCAGAAAAAATGCCAATGAAAATCTACAAAACCATGTTTCTGTAACAGTAAAAGTGACCTAAACACAGTGACCCGTTTCAGCACAGCCTTATTGCCTCTTTTGGAATTGTGATTATTTTGTCTTAACTGGTACCTTGGTTTAGTGTTTTAATATGGTGTTGTCGGTGTCCCCCAGCCTTACAGACACCAGTGTCAGTCTTCAGGTGGAGATGGGCCTGTTTCAGGACAGGCTCGGTGGGTCTCACTGGCAGTCAGAGGTTTGACTGTAGCTTTGATGTGCAGGGTAGAGAGCgaactgctgtgtgtgtttgcagtgtgtttgtgctgctgtgtgtcagtgtgtgtctctatttgtgtgctgctgttgtgtgtctctgtgtgctttTTGTGCTGCTGTTATGTGTCTGTGGGTGTTTGTGCTGTTGTGTCTCTGCGT
This is a stretch of genomic DNA from Amia ocellicauda isolate fAmiCal2 chromosome 11, fAmiCal2.hap1, whole genome shotgun sequence. It encodes these proteins:
- the lsm10 gene encoding U7 snRNA-associated Sm-like protein LSm10, with the translated sequence MEVTHSIRERTIAENSLVILLQGIHGQVATVDLRDESVARGRVVNVDAFMNIRLEEVAYTDRRGRFSRLADLFVTGRNVRYVHIPDQVDIIKTVESQLQKIHRVRHFGGDGRKEYLTKKK